The following coding sequences are from one Streptomyces sp. NBC_00536 window:
- a CDS encoding Lsr2 family DNA-binding protein — protein MPDSDLRALTQICPPPATAPGPVNWYAVEAELGMPLPSDYKALAATYGPGRYADYLSVYHPHGVTEWVRLTGPMPARIRGQLQQDHDGATHPVPHDPRSLSAIGVTDNGEYLFWITEPERTPDRWRIAVNEARGPRWFTYDGTLTAFLASVLRGETTVPQFPQDLLPAPPTFTPSAPLPYEPPQTPARGPVDTDTIRAWATANGYQIPLRGRIPANIRQAWDATNPA, from the coding sequence GTGCCCGACTCTGATCTGAGAGCACTCACCCAGATCTGCCCTCCGCCCGCCACCGCGCCTGGCCCCGTCAACTGGTACGCCGTCGAAGCGGAACTGGGCATGCCGCTCCCCTCGGACTACAAGGCGCTCGCCGCGACGTACGGACCCGGCCGCTACGCCGACTACCTCAGCGTCTACCACCCGCACGGGGTCACCGAATGGGTCCGCCTCACCGGACCCATGCCCGCCCGGATCCGCGGACAGCTCCAGCAGGACCACGACGGCGCCACGCACCCCGTGCCCCATGACCCGCGGTCCCTGTCGGCCATCGGCGTCACCGACAACGGCGAGTACCTGTTCTGGATCACCGAGCCGGAGCGAACGCCCGACCGCTGGCGCATCGCCGTCAACGAGGCGCGCGGGCCCCGCTGGTTCACGTACGACGGCACCCTCACCGCGTTCCTCGCCTCGGTCCTCCGTGGGGAAACCACCGTCCCCCAGTTCCCCCAGGACCTCCTGCCCGCCCCACCCACCTTCACCCCGTCGGCCCCCCTCCCCTACGAACCCCCGCAGACCCCGGCCAGAGGCCCCGTCGACACGGACACCATCCGCGCCTGGGCCACCGCCAACGGCTACCAGATCCCCCTCCGCGGCCGGATCCCCGCGAACATCCGCCAGGCCTGGGATGCCACCAACCCAGCCTGA
- a CDS encoding Lsr2 family DNA-binding protein: protein MTALAALAALAALTALCPPPESVPPAPDWNQVERELGMRLPQDYKELVATYGPGQFCGFISLHQPYGAGEWTDLTGPLPARLREQIEQVRHSTRTPWPLPHDPQHLFAMGTTANGDYLFWVTQPDTTPDAWAVAVNEALRAPWFTYPGTLTDFLLAILTGTTQVPIFPTDLLTTGTAFIPAAVRDTPAPQHPPRGPANTNTNTIRTWARANGHDLPHRGRIPLDILHAWEAANPT from the coding sequence ATGACCGCCCTCGCCGCCCTCGCCGCCCTCGCCGCCCTCACCGCGCTCTGCCCGCCCCCCGAGTCCGTCCCCCCGGCCCCCGACTGGAACCAGGTCGAACGAGAACTCGGCATGCGACTCCCCCAGGACTACAAAGAACTCGTCGCCACCTACGGGCCCGGCCAGTTCTGCGGATTCATCTCCCTCCACCAGCCGTACGGCGCCGGCGAATGGACCGACCTCACCGGCCCCTTGCCCGCACGCCTCCGCGAACAGATCGAACAAGTCCGCCACAGCACACGCACTCCCTGGCCACTCCCCCACGACCCCCAGCACCTCTTCGCCATGGGAACCACCGCCAACGGCGACTACCTCTTCTGGGTCACCCAGCCCGACACCACGCCCGACGCATGGGCCGTCGCCGTCAACGAAGCCCTGCGCGCCCCCTGGTTCACCTACCCCGGCACCCTCACCGACTTCCTCCTCGCCATCCTGACCGGCACCACCCAGGTCCCGATCTTCCCCACCGACCTCCTCACCACCGGAACCGCATTCATCCCCGCAGCCGTACGCGACACCCCCGCCCCCCAGCACCCACCCCGCGGCCCCGCCAACACCAACACCAACACCATCCGCACCTGGGCCCGCGCCAACGGCCACGACCTCCCGCACCGCGGCCGGATCCCCCTCGACATCCTCCACGCCTGGGAAGCCGCCAACCCCACTTGA